In Paenibacillus kyungheensis, the following are encoded in one genomic region:
- a CDS encoding hemolysin family protein encodes MDIITIINLLILAVLIVLTAFFVASEFAVVKIRMSRIDQLIAEGNKKAHLAKKVASDLDYYLSACQLGITVTALGLGAIGKPAVERLMYPVFDLLNVSAATASIASYAIAFALVTFLHVVIGEMAPKTLAIQFSEKLTLMLAPYLYWFGKIMNPFIWALNGTSRVLLRSFGVKPAGHEDIYSESELKIIMTQSFQGGEINQTKLDYMENVFSFDERVTRDIMVPRTALVTLDLNMTEQQIIATLDENYYTRYPVTQAGDKDLILGVVNVKKMLPHIVAGREHQLQQFVRTLPSVQEATPIQDAMIRMQKERVHMALVIDEYGGTSGVITMEDVLEELVGEIRDEFDADEVADIQPIDDTTYLINGRTLLDELEKQFGMTFENDEEIDTIGGWIQHYKGTDVQVGEVLEQDDYVWTVTEKDHLQIKQVRLYRA; translated from the coding sequence TTGGACATTATTACGATCATTAATTTACTCATACTTGCTGTTTTAATTGTGTTAACTGCGTTTTTTGTTGCTTCTGAATTTGCTGTTGTAAAGATTCGGATGTCCCGGATTGATCAATTGATTGCAGAAGGTAACAAAAAAGCTCATTTGGCTAAAAAAGTAGCAAGCGATCTAGACTATTACCTTTCTGCGTGCCAGTTAGGAATTACAGTAACAGCACTTGGACTTGGAGCTATCGGTAAACCTGCTGTAGAACGATTAATGTATCCTGTATTTGATCTATTGAATGTTTCAGCAGCTACAGCTTCGATAGCTTCGTATGCGATTGCTTTTGCTTTAGTCACCTTTTTGCACGTCGTTATCGGAGAAATGGCTCCCAAAACGTTGGCGATTCAATTTTCGGAAAAATTGACGTTAATGCTTGCTCCTTATTTATACTGGTTCGGTAAAATTATGAACCCGTTTATCTGGGCTTTGAATGGTACTTCACGCGTGTTGCTACGCTCTTTTGGTGTAAAGCCAGCAGGTCATGAAGACATTTATTCTGAAAGTGAATTGAAGATTATTATGACTCAAAGTTTTCAGGGTGGCGAGATCAATCAGACCAAGCTGGATTATATGGAAAATGTGTTTTCCTTTGACGAACGAGTAACACGCGATATTATGGTTCCACGTACGGCACTGGTGACTCTTGATCTGAATATGACCGAACAACAGATTATTGCTACGCTGGATGAAAATTATTATACTCGCTATCCGGTTACGCAAGCGGGTGATAAAGACTTGATTCTTGGTGTAGTCAATGTCAAAAAAATGTTGCCTCATATTGTTGCTGGTCGAGAACATCAATTACAACAATTTGTGCGTACTCTTCCTTCGGTACAAGAAGCAACCCCTATTCAAGATGCTATGATTCGCATGCAAAAAGAACGTGTGCATATGGCGCTTGTGATTGATGAATATGGCGGTACTTCAGGTGTGATTACAATGGAAGATGTGTTGGAAGAGCTAGTTGGCGAGATTCGAGATGAATTTGATGCTGATGAAGTGGCTGATATTCAACCTATCGACGATACTACGTATTTAATCAATGGACGTACTTTATTAGATGAGCTTGAGAAGCAGTTCGGTATGACTTTTGAAAATGATGAAGAGATTGATACGATTGGTGGTTGGATTCAACATTACAAAGGAACCGATGTGCAAGTCGGTGAAGTATTAGAACAAGATGATTATGTATGGACAGTAACGGAGAAAGATCATTTACAGATCAAACAAGTACGACTTTATCGAGCATAA
- a CDS encoding hemolysin family protein → MDGTIGLNLFLVAVFIGLTAFFVGAEFAILKVRMSRIDQLIEDGNKKAVLAKKVAHDLDYYLSACQLGITITALVLGALGEPTVEKILHPLFDQLQVPAALSTVLSYAIALAIITFLHVVIGELAPKTLAIQFAEKMTLLLAPPLYWFGKVMYPFIYILNTSATLLLRIFGIKPAGHDSVYSEEELRWIVDQSYESGEINKTELSYLQNIFTFDERTLEEIMIPKSQIATLAKEMPLAGIIEILDEYEYTRYPVIDLDNPDHFIGFINTKELLTAVAAGRDYKVADFIHTMPHFPSTSSVKDVLIKMQQSRVHMAIAIDASGQTVGLVTMEDILEKIVGAIRDEADTSDLVFEPKSI, encoded by the coding sequence TTGGACGGAACAATTGGTTTAAATTTATTTTTAGTAGCTGTATTTATCGGCTTAACTGCTTTTTTTGTAGGAGCAGAATTTGCTATTTTGAAAGTCAGGATGTCTCGAATCGATCAGTTGATTGAAGATGGTAATAAAAAAGCAGTACTCGCTAAAAAAGTAGCTCATGATCTTGATTATTATTTATCGGCGTGTCAGTTAGGTATAACGATTACAGCGCTAGTATTAGGTGCTCTCGGTGAACCGACAGTAGAGAAAATACTGCACCCGTTATTTGATCAATTACAGGTTCCGGCGGCGCTATCGACTGTTCTGTCATATGCGATTGCTTTAGCTATTATTACTTTCTTACATGTGGTTATCGGTGAATTAGCACCTAAAACGTTGGCGATTCAATTTGCTGAAAAAATGACGTTATTGTTAGCTCCTCCACTGTACTGGTTCGGTAAAGTGATGTATCCGTTTATTTATATTCTAAATACTTCGGCTACCCTTCTACTGCGTATCTTCGGAATCAAGCCGGCAGGTCATGACTCGGTCTATTCTGAAGAAGAATTACGCTGGATTGTAGATCAAAGTTACGAAAGTGGCGAGATTAACAAAACCGAATTAAGTTATTTACAAAATATATTCACTTTTGATGAGCGGACATTAGAAGAAATTATGATTCCCAAGTCTCAAATTGCTACACTTGCTAAAGAAATGCCTCTTGCCGGGATTATCGAGATATTGGACGAATATGAATATACTCGCTACCCTGTTATCGACTTGGATAACCCGGATCATTTTATCGGATTTATCAATACCAAAGAATTATTAACAGCAGTAGCCGCAGGTCGCGATTACAAAGTAGCTGATTTTATTCATACGATGCCTCATTTCCCATCCACTTCTTCTGTTAAAGATGTATTGATCAAAATGCAACAAAGTCGTGTGCATATGGCAATTGCTATTGACGCATCCGGTCAAACGGTTGGTCTGGTGACGATGGAAGACATTTTAGAAAAAATTGTCGGTGCTATTCGAGATGAAGCAGATACAAGTGATCTTGTATTTGAACCCAAATCGATCTAA
- a CDS encoding DUF6138 family protein, with the protein MHPHIELLLSETWSQLEPLYLAEKKRIDEFPRYSPLQAGLRDYFKVGYRKGKSSYKQGSFFIEVEEPFSWSDSAYTWESEVFIDDLSPTLLQEEYAPALQQRLHTLFMSDEYGSHFFDYRFTVSFAFENEQGEPLYVHTEQWINPDKLQSLQQALNDFIDRKIKSDLPILPQKEDLFFFANLMLNQDVVPLDVQNVSSLFEHTDTKLITFRELYSDWQSTSRLALLHWANEIFLPRYFDMESEYNTTLHLKSADMLPAIDAKELELLIYTALRIGKSNADQRQTYLEYAVQLHSDQAEIYLRQGSGTIESERKTDLFHGKANDILQTIQIKLTAEEESNYREALTYICDLLRTGFPHEYQLKYSSKSKSLLPVKGLAKSPLHRFFANALQYPALHPLIAEYGELAMQEFAWYSDVEPGEKSVMPGTYAILGLGLYSTDYFPLLIQYMQMVDTEHQSAQDHYAEALVEAHGMDVSLVSVLMSILVASGQSAKPIKGWTAYIERPEIILAWDHQLQTIEDYQRDQVLYRLCGSAAKQKSFIQKAEKLRSSKS; encoded by the coding sequence TTGCATCCACATATTGAACTTTTGTTATCAGAAACATGGTCACAGCTTGAACCATTATATCTAGCTGAAAAAAAGCGTATTGATGAATTTCCAAGATACAGCCCATTACAAGCAGGGCTGCGCGATTATTTCAAAGTCGGTTATCGCAAAGGAAAATCCAGTTATAAGCAAGGGTCATTTTTTATCGAAGTGGAAGAGCCTTTTTCATGGAGTGACTCCGCCTATACATGGGAAAGTGAAGTTTTTATTGATGATCTCTCTCCTACACTTTTACAAGAAGAATATGCACCTGCACTCCAACAACGTCTGCATACTTTATTTATGTCCGATGAATATGGTAGTCACTTTTTTGATTATCGTTTTACAGTCTCGTTTGCATTTGAAAATGAACAAGGCGAACCGCTGTATGTACATACTGAACAATGGATCAATCCAGACAAATTACAATCGCTTCAACAAGCCCTGAATGATTTTATAGATCGTAAAATTAAGTCTGATCTACCGATATTGCCTCAAAAAGAAGATTTATTCTTTTTCGCTAATCTAATGTTAAATCAAGATGTAGTGCCGCTTGATGTACAGAATGTTTCATCGCTATTTGAGCATACAGATACAAAATTAATTACTTTTCGAGAATTATATAGTGATTGGCAATCCACTTCTAGACTGGCATTACTTCACTGGGCGAATGAAATCTTTTTACCGCGTTATTTCGATATGGAAAGTGAATATAATACGACATTACATCTCAAATCAGCAGATATGCTTCCTGCTATCGATGCAAAAGAATTGGAGTTATTGATCTATACGGCACTACGTATAGGTAAAAGTAATGCAGATCAACGCCAAACGTATCTAGAATATGCAGTTCAGTTACATTCAGATCAAGCAGAGATTTATCTTCGTCAAGGTAGTGGAACGATCGAAAGCGAACGAAAAACCGATCTTTTCCATGGTAAAGCCAATGATATTTTACAGACGATCCAGATCAAGTTGACTGCAGAAGAGGAATCCAATTATCGCGAAGCATTAACTTATATTTGCGATCTGTTGCGTACAGGGTTCCCACATGAATATCAATTAAAATATAGCAGTAAATCCAAAAGTTTGTTGCCTGTAAAAGGATTAGCCAAATCTCCTTTACATCGTTTTTTTGCTAATGCGTTGCAGTATCCAGCACTACATCCATTAATTGCAGAGTATGGAGAACTGGCTATGCAGGAATTTGCATGGTATAGCGATGTAGAACCCGGTGAGAAGTCAGTGATGCCTGGAACATATGCTATATTAGGTCTGGGATTGTATAGTACTGACTACTTCCCTTTATTGATCCAATATATGCAAATGGTCGATACAGAACATCAATCTGCACAAGATCATTATGCGGAAGCGTTGGTAGAGGCACATGGAATGGATGTATCACTTGTATCTGTGCTTATGTCTATTTTAGTAGCAAGCGGTCAATCTGCTAAACCGATTAAAGGTTGGACAGCATATATAGAGCGTCCTGAGATCATTCTAGCATGGGATCATCAGCTTCAAACGATAGAAGATTACCAACGTGATCAAGTGTTATACCGTTTATGTGGTAGTGCTGCCAAGCAAAAATCATTTATACAAAAAGCAGAAAAACTTCGTTCATCTAAAAGCTAA
- a CDS encoding methyl-accepting chemotaxis protein, translating into MSRNDEIIWQRNKLVSYMLWAITAISAALTLLVPDLLFSTLLSVLVTGLITVANISKKGIHTIPWVVTIAVVASGIYVSRDAVSTVQGILVTAPLLLYPNSKHYNISFGVLLAYYIVKLLMGSQADPLVFFNDVINITMFIVTGIILITVSRKNKKLFTDSEQRRQEVEQSQIKVETMLQHVKEAVNSLTVFTDQFKQKVISTGSITNEVTMGFNEVAKGVEFQATNVAEISESLAISDQHIHDVASYSLQMKEVSAHMATSTATGSHTMESLNTQMVDLYEKVDITAEDMKKFSEESASMTIILNGISDIARQTNLLALNAAIESARAGEHGKGFAVVSDEVRKLAEHSGQSATDIASILSSLQERTKILTERFDHIRSSLQEGRNAVQTAAEVFRHMNTNSQQVLTQATDIENSSATMKQSSNKVVGEVSEISSLTEQSSAATEQILASMEEQHNLTQNMVSSFGELEQLIVSLNTLISDSNNDQNADVAPTSIADLSHVSQPASVSLDKLPA; encoded by the coding sequence ATGAGTCGCAATGATGAAATTATTTGGCAAAGAAACAAATTAGTCAGTTATATGTTATGGGCAATTACCGCTATTAGTGCAGCTTTAACATTACTTGTTCCGGATCTACTGTTTTCTACCTTATTATCTGTTTTGGTAACTGGCTTAATCACTGTTGCTAATATCAGTAAAAAAGGTATCCATACGATTCCATGGGTAGTAACGATCGCAGTCGTTGCAAGTGGTATCTATGTTAGCCGGGATGCTGTGAGTACAGTACAAGGTATTCTGGTCACTGCACCGTTGTTATTATATCCAAATAGCAAACACTACAATATTTCATTTGGCGTATTACTAGCCTATTATATCGTCAAATTGCTGATGGGTTCACAAGCAGATCCACTTGTATTTTTTAACGATGTTATCAATATTACAATGTTTATTGTGACAGGCATTATTTTAATTACTGTTTCTCGTAAAAACAAAAAATTATTCACAGACAGTGAACAACGCCGTCAGGAAGTAGAACAATCGCAGATCAAAGTTGAAACTATGTTGCAACATGTTAAAGAAGCTGTAAATAGTCTAACAGTATTTACCGATCAATTTAAGCAAAAAGTAATAAGCACGGGTTCGATCACCAATGAAGTTACGATGGGATTCAATGAAGTAGCCAAAGGCGTAGAATTTCAAGCAACCAATGTCGCTGAAATCTCTGAATCACTAGCGATTTCAGATCAACATATTCATGATGTCGCTTCATATTCTTTACAAATGAAAGAAGTATCTGCTCATATGGCAACCAGCACAGCTACAGGTAGTCATACCATGGAGAGCTTAAATACACAAATGGTTGATCTGTATGAAAAAGTAGATATTACAGCAGAAGATATGAAGAAATTCAGTGAAGAAAGTGCATCTATGACTATAATTTTAAATGGAATATCGGATATTGCTCGTCAGACTAATTTGTTAGCTCTTAATGCCGCTATCGAATCCGCACGAGCAGGTGAACATGGTAAAGGATTTGCTGTTGTCTCTGATGAAGTACGTAAATTAGCAGAACATTCTGGACAATCTGCTACTGATATTGCTTCGATCTTATCTAGCTTACAAGAACGCACCAAAATATTAACCGAACGATTTGATCATATTCGTAGTTCACTGCAAGAAGGTCGTAACGCTGTACAGACTGCAGCCGAAGTATTCCGTCATATGAATACGAATTCGCAACAAGTACTCACACAAGCAACTGATATTGAAAATAGCTCGGCAACCATGAAGCAATCCTCTAACAAAGTTGTTGGAGAAGTAAGCGAAATCTCCAGTCTTACTGAACAATCCAGTGCGGCTACCGAGCAAATTCTAGCTAGTATGGAAGAGCAACACAATCTTACTCAAAATATGGTGTCTAGCTTTGGCGAATTGGAACAACTGATTGTAAGTCTGAATACTTTAATCTCAGATAGCAATAATGATCAAAATGCAGATGTCGCACCTACATCAATTGCAGATCTATCCCATGTGTCTCAACCTGCTTCTGTCTCATTAGACAAATTACCAGCATAA
- a CDS encoding DUF1697 domain-containing protein produces the protein MIYIALLRGINVGGNNKINMKALKVTFEQAGMNHVTTYINSGNIIFSHATLTHHELSELLQQAIATDFGLQIKVMIRNILQIQTVIEHLPESWSNDDQMKSDVFFLWDEIDDESIVEKLPLQAGVGTLIYIPGAILFAVSREDAARSQMNKLVSSKLYPLMTIRNVNTTRKILEFMQAVQE, from the coding sequence ATGATCTATATTGCTTTGCTACGGGGCATTAATGTCGGTGGGAATAACAAAATCAATATGAAAGCACTCAAAGTCACATTTGAACAAGCAGGAATGAATCATGTGACTACTTATATCAACTCTGGCAATATTATCTTCTCCCACGCTACGCTGACTCATCATGAATTGTCAGAGCTTCTGCAACAAGCGATAGCGACAGATTTTGGTCTACAGATTAAAGTCATGATTCGAAATATCCTACAAATACAAACTGTCATAGAGCACCTACCCGAATCGTGGAGTAATGATGATCAGATGAAAAGTGATGTCTTTTTTCTCTGGGACGAGATCGATGATGAGTCTATTGTAGAGAAGCTTCCTCTCCAAGCTGGTGTAGGCACATTGATATACATACCGGGCGCTATTTTATTCGCAGTCAGTCGTGAAGATGCTGCCCGAAGTCAGATGAACAAATTGGTAAGCTCCAAATTATATCCGTTAATGACGATTCGCAATGTGAATACTACCCGCAAAATATTAGAATTCATGCAAGCGGTACAAGAATAA
- a CDS encoding DUF6678 family protein, with translation MRDNPQQLHKQKVIAEVEQRSLTSVMNNTKWNSLTEAIYCELAFAPAFQSKYILEVEPYPLAFEQDVFYLGDWESLSTAWYNVEWIRVKPRLLEHTGKYTAPNTLTIEAEWVNLLQRLRIPYVKKEQDYWIYGYATATEYEQLEY, from the coding sequence ATGAGAGACAATCCACAACAACTGCATAAGCAAAAAGTGATAGCAGAAGTAGAACAGCGCTCACTAACTTCGGTGATGAATAATACGAAATGGAACAGTTTAACAGAAGCTATTTATTGTGAGCTTGCGTTTGCACCTGCATTTCAGAGTAAATATATATTGGAAGTTGAACCTTATCCGTTAGCATTTGAACAAGATGTATTTTATTTAGGAGATTGGGAAAGCTTGAGTACAGCTTGGTACAATGTCGAATGGATAAGAGTAAAGCCTCGCTTACTTGAACATACAGGAAAGTACACAGCGCCGAATACGTTAACTATTGAAGCGGAATGGGTCAATTTATTGCAAAGGCTACGTATTCCATATGTGAAAAAAGAGCAAGATTACTGGATATATGGCTATGCAACAGCAACAGAGTATGAACAACTTGAATACTAA
- a CDS encoding DUF4274 domain-containing protein gives MILNWQDIIKRQDIEQLRQAVQTLDVNQKDERGRTPLMLLITNRSSLEAIQLLLEKQPDLEIEDKLGHTALKKAIKFKQTAVITALIQAGARLDSEQGILATPWNFARQYHPGIADMLLDTVGSVRSILLAQEEQQLDAILYEEDMAVACRKIEQLDSSVILHAVVHQYNWDDGPESMLTVANHPLCLSITKLDMHELLEADYWLAKEDQELAEHEEYPRWKELALLLDHECKGEHHG, from the coding sequence ATGATATTGAACTGGCAAGACATAATAAAACGTCAAGATATAGAACAGCTTCGTCAAGCAGTACAGACGTTAGATGTGAATCAAAAAGATGAACGTGGTCGAACTCCGCTGATGTTATTGATTACCAATCGTTCGTCTTTGGAAGCGATTCAGCTTCTGTTGGAAAAGCAACCTGATTTGGAAATAGAAGATAAACTTGGACATACCGCTCTAAAAAAAGCGATTAAATTCAAACAAACGGCTGTGATAACTGCCCTGATTCAAGCAGGAGCACGATTAGATTCAGAGCAAGGTATTTTAGCGACACCATGGAATTTTGCACGTCAATATCATCCCGGTATTGCAGATATGTTGCTAGATACAGTGGGATCAGTACGCTCTATTTTGTTAGCACAAGAAGAGCAACAGCTCGATGCTATTTTGTATGAAGAAGATATGGCGGTAGCATGCAGAAAAATAGAACAACTCGATTCTTCGGTTATATTGCATGCGGTAGTTCATCAATATAATTGGGATGATGGTCCAGAATCGATGTTGACAGTTGCTAATCATCCGCTATGCCTGTCTATTACCAAGTTAGATATGCACGAATTACTAGAAGCAGACTACTGGCTTGCAAAAGAAGATCAGGAACTAGCTGAACACGAAGAATATCCGCGCTGGAAAGAACTGGCCCTATTATTAGATCATGAATGCAAAGGAGAACATCATGGATAA
- a CDS encoding DUF1593 domain-containing protein, which produces MKKAKWLKVGIVSLLCVWTLTACNQAVPQASTNQQTTSETKTTVTTPVANKAAKARTVITTDGEVDDMNSVIRFLLYANEMDLEGIVLTSSVYHYAGDKQAGIKPFRWTGTQWVFDMIDAYEEIYPNLSKQAEGYPTPDYIRSVTKIGNISDKGEMKKVTEGSEFLEQLFLDDDGRDLYVQTWGGTNTTARALQSIEEKYKDTAEWADIQKKVSDKLVLYIILDQDDSYTHYIAKNWPNIRIINDQSNFWHFAYAWKMHTDKVNDKLQGSWNVENIQKDHGKLLDMYALMGDGKMIDGELAEEQRGSADYLANNPQYKKYDFISEGDSPSFFYLIDNGLRSMEDPSYGGWGGRFGQVSDTLYRNTVLDYDIYTKQYEAEYSLMRWFDDIQNDFAARADWAVADQYADANHNPTLTIKEGLDLTAMPGQHMTLHAEGTDPDGDQLTYKWWRYFEADTYQDFTGTPEKVEPNMAGDLQLGLHQKVAKGEQVDTIALTGKNTNTVGFTIPRDAQAGDTIHIIAEVQDHGKHQLKHYQRVIITVQ; this is translated from the coding sequence ATGAAAAAAGCAAAATGGCTCAAAGTAGGAATAGTTAGTCTTCTATGCGTATGGACATTAACTGCTTGTAATCAAGCAGTACCTCAAGCAAGCACTAATCAGCAGACCACATCAGAGACAAAGACTACAGTAACTACACCTGTCGCAAATAAAGCCGCTAAAGCTCGAACAGTGATCACTACAGATGGTGAAGTGGATGATATGAACTCGGTTATTCGCTTTTTATTATATGCCAATGAAATGGATCTTGAAGGTATCGTATTGACCAGTTCTGTGTATCATTATGCAGGAGATAAGCAAGCAGGAATTAAGCCTTTTCGCTGGACAGGTACACAATGGGTATTTGATATGATAGATGCTTATGAAGAGATTTATCCTAACTTGAGCAAACAGGCAGAAGGTTATCCTACGCCTGACTATATTCGCAGTGTCACCAAGATTGGTAATATCTCAGATAAAGGTGAAATGAAAAAAGTAACCGAAGGTTCTGAATTTCTTGAACAGTTATTTTTAGATGATGATGGACGTGATCTATATGTACAGACATGGGGTGGAACAAATACAACAGCAAGAGCACTTCAATCGATTGAAGAGAAATACAAAGATACAGCTGAATGGGCAGATATTCAGAAAAAAGTAAGCGATAAATTAGTGCTCTATATTATTCTTGATCAAGATGATAGCTATACCCATTATATTGCCAAAAACTGGCCCAATATTCGTATTATCAATGACCAATCGAATTTCTGGCATTTCGCTTATGCATGGAAAATGCATACCGATAAAGTAAATGACAAATTGCAAGGATCATGGAATGTGGAAAATATTCAGAAGGATCATGGTAAATTGCTTGATATGTATGCACTGATGGGCGATGGCAAAATGATCGACGGAGAACTTGCAGAAGAACAACGTGGTAGTGCAGATTATTTAGCTAACAATCCACAGTACAAAAAGTATGACTTTATATCAGAAGGTGATTCGCCTTCATTCTTTTATCTAATCGATAATGGTCTACGCAGTATGGAAGACCCTAGCTATGGTGGATGGGGCGGTCGCTTTGGACAAGTCAGTGATACATTGTACCGTAATACGGTTCTTGATTATGATATCTATACCAAGCAATATGAAGCTGAATATTCATTAATGCGTTGGTTTGATGATATTCAAAATGATTTTGCAGCTCGTGCAGACTGGGCGGTAGCGGATCAATATGCAGATGCGAATCATAATCCTACATTAACGATTAAAGAAGGGTTAGATCTTACAGCTATGCCGGGTCAACATATGACTTTACATGCTGAAGGAACAGACCCTGACGGTGATCAATTGACCTACAAGTGGTGGAGATATTTTGAAGCCGATACGTATCAAGACTTTACAGGAACACCTGAAAAAGTAGAACCGAATATGGCGGGCGATCTACAGCTTGGTCTACATCAAAAGGTAGCTAAAGGTGAACAAGTAGATACGATTGCTTTGACAGGTAAAAATACGAATACAGTAGGTTTCACTATTCCTAGAGATGCTCAAGCAGGCGATACGATTCATATCATTGCTGAAGTACAAGATCATGGCAAACATCAACTTAAACACTATCAACGTGTGATCATTACCGTTCAATAA
- a CDS encoding TerC family protein, translating into MTYSHLFEMSTFLEAFATPVGWGFILSLVIIEGLLSADNALVLAAIVNKLPAHQRKKALLYGLWGAYIFRIIAIGVGIYLVQIAWVKYIGAAYLLWIAFKHFWDKFKSKDGDDESEEEGGLQKLLAKTGMSLFVRTIITVEMMDIAFSIDSILAAFAVSPNPWILIAGGLLGILMMRLVAGFILKLMDKIPELENAAFVLIAIIGLKMILDTAGIYHMGHATFFVLLVVVFAITFVINRIKVSKAKV; encoded by the coding sequence ATGACGTATAGTCATTTGTTTGAAATGAGTACATTTTTAGAAGCATTCGCAACACCTGTAGGCTGGGGATTTATTTTATCCCTTGTGATTATCGAAGGTCTGCTATCTGCGGATAACGCATTGGTATTAGCAGCTATCGTTAACAAACTACCTGCTCACCAGCGTAAAAAAGCGCTATTGTATGGTTTGTGGGGAGCTTACATTTTCCGTATTATCGCTATTGGAGTCGGTATTTATCTTGTGCAGATCGCATGGGTTAAATATATCGGTGCAGCGTATCTTCTCTGGATCGCATTCAAACACTTTTGGGATAAATTCAAAAGTAAAGACGGCGATGATGAAAGTGAAGAAGAAGGCGGTCTACAGAAATTACTTGCGAAGACCGGTATGAGTCTTTTTGTTCGTACGATCATTACTGTAGAGATGATGGATATCGCATTCTCTATCGATTCAATTCTAGCAGCGTTTGCTGTATCTCCTAACCCGTGGATTCTGATTGCGGGTGGATTATTGGGTATCTTGATGATGCGTCTAGTCGCTGGATTCATTCTGAAGTTGATGGATAAAATTCCTGAACTTGAGAATGCAGCATTTGTACTTATCGCGATTATCGGACTTAAAATGATTCTAGACACAGCAGGCATTTATCATATGGGACATGCTACATTCTTTGTTCTGTTGGTTGTAGTATTCGCCATTACATTTGTAATCAACCGTATCAAAGTAAGCAAAGCAAAAGTATAA
- a CDS encoding DoxX family protein, which yields MMKINVVTTIMRVVLGILFLAHGISKVQMGFGNVAGFFESLGIPGFMAYVVGTIEVVGGIMLIIGLLTRYISIVFIVILLGAIFTAKLSAGLMGNGQMAGYELDITYIVIALYLAVANTRSWSVDGLLFKKSATNR from the coding sequence ATGATGAAAATTAACGTCGTTACAACAATTATGAGAGTCGTACTAGGAATTTTGTTCCTAGCACATGGGATTAGCAAAGTACAAATGGGATTTGGCAATGTAGCTGGATTTTTTGAAAGTCTAGGCATTCCAGGATTTATGGCTTACGTTGTAGGTACGATCGAAGTTGTGGGCGGTATTATGTTGATTATTGGTCTATTGACACGTTATATCTCTATCGTATTTATTGTTATTTTGTTGGGTGCTATTTTTACAGCGAAGTTATCCGCAGGTCTGATGGGCAATGGTCAAATGGCAGGATACGAATTAGATATCACTTATATCGTAATTGCTCTTTACTTGGCTGTAGCGAATACAAGAAGCTGGTCTGTTGATGGATTATTATTTAAAAAATCAGCAACTAATCGTTAA
- a CDS encoding helix-turn-helix domain-containing protein, translating to MNIGAMIRSIRKRKNITIAEICKETGLSQGFMSQVETNKTSPSINTLEHIAQTLQVPLSYLLLQQEERMTVVRKEERELTSSGPDQLKVSHLGHTSNMQMMLVEVPPGASTGEVPIAHQGEEVHLVVKGTIYAEQGEDQFELHEGDSFSWNASVPHRVKNIGEDTAIVLISVYKEK from the coding sequence ATGAATATAGGGGCTATGATTCGTTCGATTCGTAAGCGTAAAAATATAACGATTGCTGAAATATGCAAAGAAACAGGATTGTCTCAAGGATTTATGAGTCAGGTAGAAACCAACAAAACATCCCCTTCGATCAATACATTGGAACATATTGCGCAGACGCTACAAGTGCCTTTAAGCTATCTGTTATTACAGCAAGAAGAACGGATGACTGTCGTTCGCAAAGAAGAACGAGAATTAACTTCAAGCGGCCCTGACCAACTCAAAGTCTCTCATTTGGGTCATACCTCGAATATGCAAATGATGTTAGTCGAAGTGCCTCCAGGAGCGTCTACAGGAGAAGTGCCGATAGCGCATCAAGGTGAAGAAGTGCATCTGGTCGTTAAAGGAACGATTTATGCAGAACAAGGTGAAGATCAATTCGAGTTACATGAAGGCGATTCATTTAGTTGGAACGCTTCTGTACCGCATCGGGTAAAAAATATCGGCGAAGATACTGCTATCGTGCTTATTTCTGTATATAAAGAGAAATAA